Part of the Corticium candelabrum chromosome 15, ooCorCand1.1, whole genome shotgun sequence genome, CACTGAAAGACAGCAGTTTGACGTTTTGGATTTCGTCAATCGGCGGTTGTGCCCTCGCAGTTGCAAAACGATCCTGTAAAACAATCACAAGACGTTGCAATCATAGATCTCGACAATTGTAATACAAACAAGATGACTCAACCTTCAAGTATCCTTGACCGTCTTTCACCCATCCGATGATCACATCGGAGTTGGGCATGAAGCCTGTTGGTGAGAAACCGAGCCCTATCCATCCTGTCGTGGCGACTTTGGCTGAGAACGTGATCGACCTGTCAGACCAATCTACTTTCCAGCAGAGAAGATACTTCTTCGTCGATGCATCAAGGTATTGACCGCGGCTGTAGCCGCTAGGGCAAAAGTGATGGTCGCACTGCACGACGGTGATGGCTGCGAGCACAGAAAGCGTTAGAACCTGCCACATCATTGCTACACCGTTTGTCGGGGCGTGACTCTTGGCCAACAATGAGCCGAGTAGTGTTGGTATCCCGTATGTACCTTGAAGAACCAGCACTGCGAACGAATCAGCGCATGAGTTagacgtgtgtatgtgtgtcactgtcttTTCATGCAGGCGGATTGGCACTGggcagatggacggacggacggaagAACGAACAGCGCAGATCTAGAATTTTGCAGAAGGAGGGGCACAAATTGTCAGTTTAGTCTAGTCACGCCCATTTTCTGACGTTCGAAAAAGGCGATCCGCGACCATTACATATGtctattgtttgataactCGTTTTTGCTTACGAGATTAAGTTAATTGAAACAACCAAATACAATCGTAGGAATGGCATCAAGGTTGGGGTCCCAACCTCAAGGCGCGGTACTCTATACGGCCGGCATTGTCTACTTGAATGTAACCTCCATCGCATTGAGGTTAACGGCATTGTCTAACTTGGATGTAAGGGCCGTTCACTTTAACGGTCCGGGACGGGACTTTTTGAAGAAGAATATACAGGGGTCGCAATTTTTAAGAATTATCTCTGGGCTTTTAATTTTAGAAGTCTTTTCAGTTCTGTAGACGTCGAGATGCAGCTCGTGGCCTAGCCGACAAGCACCTTGTTCTAGTACCTAAGAAAACCGCTATTGGAGATTCTTGTCCCATTTGGgcctctgcatgcatgcatgaagaAATGAGGATCCGATATGAAGAGCCGTCAGTGTTTGAAATGTCCGACCAGTGTCTTTATTCTAAATTGTTTGCCAAGTCTGCACCCTGTGTGACTTGAAGTTATTAGCCATTccagcttgtttgcattgagGTGGATTTCAAAAATGTACCTACATCGTCACCATCTAGTCTAAATATCCAAAATCACAGAAACGGTGTGCCGGTGAGATTCAATGGTGAAGATGGCAAACAAGGGCGCCTCATAATATACGTAATATGTTGACATGCATGCCATCTCGACGATTCGTTTGAACTCTTCTTGATGCAGGTTGTGTATACACATGTGTTCTCGTCAGAGTCACAACACAAGATCTAAACAGCAATCGTTGGAGACGCGGCAGCACAACACCGCGACGACGCACGGTCGCAAGACGCAAGACGCACGGTTGCAAGACGTAAAACGCAAGAAAGTGTATAGGTCGATAGTTGATATTGCGATTGATTGCCCTTACTTAAGGGGCCACGTTTTGCTCTCGATCACAACACTCAGTTTCTAGACTTGAGAATGTAGTATGGAGAGGGTTGCACGAGCACAGCACACTGGAGTCCGCGGCACCAAATAAACAGTGTTCTCTTACATACTAAAACGCAATCAAACCATCCAAAGTTTAGCTACTTCTCGGCGATTCCATTTACTAACTGACATGTATTGCAAACAGCACATTTAGCAAGCTACATGTAACAAAGCAGAGAATAATTTGCCATCCGTCTTAGTGATCTTGGCAGTTCGTCTTTCCCTTTTATCTCACCATTATTGCCACGAGAGATGAGAAAACAACCCAGAATGAGTTGCAGATCAAGTCACGAGCTGAGCTTGTTGGCGATATAGGTGCCTTAACTGTGCTGGTTGGAGATTTAGATGCCTTGATGATATCTTCGCAAGGTTTAGACGTTCCAATTGTTGGAGCATCAGTCAGAGGCCGTGTGATGGTAGGCAAGTTATACGTTTTACTAGGCTGTTTAACAAAACGCACATTAATAACGTtctaaatttcttgatgagTTTTGATTGTATGTCATCTCACTAGCAAGCTGTTATGACTTTGACCTCTACAACGGACGTCTCTTTCGTTAGACGACCAGTAGTCTTGGTCCCAAAGCTTATACGCATCCTCGCTGCTGAAGTTCATACTAATGATGGCCGAAAGACGCTGGTAGTATGCTATTCCTTGGTCTGGTGATATGTTTGCCGGTTCTACGTAATAGCCCTTGCTACAAAATTGAACAAAACATTGCTACTAAACCATTTAACAAATCTATAGTTAGTGAGTTAAAACTGATATTTACGTTGCAGCTTGTGCGATGTAATTGGTAAACGTTTGATCTGGAATCTGGCTCTCGCAGTAGGCAAGACTTGGCCTGGGGTACACCAAAAGGAAACCAAGACACATCTCGTCTAAAGTACCTTCTCCACCCTGAAATGCAAGCAACACTGTAAAGAAAATTGCTGATGAGATGGATAATAGTTATGTCTCACAAGAGTCACTTTTGATCTGCCTGTCGTGTCATAATTGCAGAAGACTTGAACGTCATCTCCCTGAACGCATATACACGTGTCCGCCTTATAGAAGTACACTGCTGCTTACATAAACGTATTCAAAGATGTCCTTACAGGCAGGATTTTCACTTCGTTCCGCAGCAACACTACATCctacaaaaagacaaaattgcTTTACTTCTTACGCAAGAACTATAGACCTTAATATTTATAGATACATGGGATGCATTGAGAGGGTTAAAGAAGGATTATACTGGTTGAATTTTAATTGCATAGTTAGTTTTGCTTTTTTAAATTGTTATgattttttatatttagtGCGATGATTGGGTATTCTATAAGATAACTGCTAATTTATGTCTACACTGCCAGAACTGCACTAGAATCAAACCTGAAAGTTGAAGTCGTAATTGTAGTTGCTGTCTATATCGGGAAGTTGAACACCATTGCGACTGTGCTCGATCCAAATACCTTTTCCTACAGATTGACATGAAAAAGATAAACGTATATTACAAGATCTGCGAATTCAAGTACAAAACGTTACCGACAGTATGTGAATGCAACATTGTACCAAATACGCTCACTCCATCTGAAGGAAAGCCCTAAGTACATCAATCAAGTTTCCACAATCTGTTTTATTAAATACAAGACAGATTTCTCACAGCTTGAGTACAGGCTGCAGGACAAAGAGTCTCCGTTATGATGTTGTCTCTTCCAGGTGGCAGGAAGAGAGGATAACCTGGATTAACTCGATGTCCGAATTGCAGAACTGCTCCATCGTACTGCCTCTTAGTTGGAGTATAGAAGATTCGTATACCAGAACTGTCCACATAGTCTGAAACATGGTATCTACAAACTGAGTTGGAAACTTAGCATATGGACACTTGATCAGACCTGCCCTCTTTCCCTCGTTGTTGTAATGAGTTTCCATCATAACGTATTGGGCGCCAGTCTGACCGCTCATAGGAAGTCCCACTTGGGATGGGAAAGTGACACCCTAAATGGGTAGTACCGTACATTCAGAAATAATAAAAGAAGCAATCTTTGCTACTTACCACGCCTCCCACAGCCCATGCTGCAATTTGAGCTGATCCACGACATCCTCGAACGTCTCGGGGTATAGAAGCAGGAGGGTTGTCACAATCCCATGACACATTTAAGTAAGATGCAACTGAATCATGACACGTGTATATCAATATGTGATGCACCAGCTCTTCATGCCCTGCTTGCACCACTGGTTCAAACTAGACCAAAATATAGATTTAAATGTTACCTATTAAAAAGACACTGACTCAAGTTAAGTTTTACTGACCTTTATTATATGAGCTTCACTCTGCAGTCGAGGCAGCTTTATTGGAGTGCACCAGTAAGTTGTGGACGTGTCAGGCACAGACACCTTCAAATAAACctaatttcaaatttttactTTATTGAATTTATGATTTGGTATATACGTTGGGATTTAGAACGTCGACTGTCTTGTGGTTGGCCTCTAGAGGCGCAGGTTCAACGTTCCCGGTTCCACTTAGTAGATTGATGCTGACTCTCATGGCGACTGTGTGCTTGGCTAGTGAGGTCTCTGAAGCCGGGTCATTGGGATTGTAGGAAAAGATGACTCGAGTAGTTCCTTCCTAAGACAATGGATGCAGTTGTTAGCTAACGCAACAAGTGATTTTTTGGTTTTTACTGACACTTTGTTCTCTACCTGATCTATGTGTTACTTTGCGATATAAGATTTATGACCATATAGTATTATGCATCTTTTTCCTTTCAATCTTCATGTGCATCTATGTAAAGCAAGTGTGTATAGTACCTATAGGGGTTGAAGTAGTGTGAACAAACTGTCTCATTAGAGCCTGAGTCCTTTGACTCTTTAGACTGCTGTGATGGTACTTACTTTGATTTGTAgttcagacacacacacacacactcacacacacacacacacacacacacacacacacacacacacacacacacacagacacacacacacacagacacacacacacacagacacacacacacacacacacacacacacacacacacacacacacacacacacacacacacacacacacacacacagcatgtGGATCTTTGGCTCTTGTTAACACTGCAAAGAATCAACCCAGATAGAATTAAGGGCAGCCGCAGGTACGCTACTGTAAGGATAAGGTATAACAATTGGCAACTTATCATTTGAAAACGGATCTTTCTATCGTCGAGGGTCCAGCTTGCTCTCCCTAGGAGGCGAAAGACCTCTTTTACCTCTTAGGGGAGATTGAAGATTGATCATCGGGAGCCTTGAGCCTACAATGAAGTATATATGTTTTTCGTTCTATTAGAAACCGTACTGCTGATCTCTTCTGTCTAACTATGTTCTCCTGACATCCGTCTGTGTTTGGTGAATGATTTTCAAGATACCTCTACCAGTCAGGGGCATAGATAGACACTCAGTAGGAGGAGTTTCCAAATAGTAATTATATATACCCACTGGCCACACAATCACACGTatcatataataaatacatactGTTAAATCAAGAATCTTGCAACTTGTTTTAACGGGAGACTACCAAAACAATTCTGCTTTTGAACATTTTGATCTATACTCTTCAGTACTTTACATGGTCAATATACCATATTTTACTACATCTAGATAGCCAGTATAATCATCATTTCTTAGACAGATAAAGCAACAaaccttaattaaactttCTCTACCAATTTCTATCTCAAAGCGTAAGGGCAAATTTTCGGTTCTTACGAAAAAATATCCAACAACGTCATGCCTCTATGTCTATTTTTCGATCATAATGAATTTGCAGTAGTGCCCAGTCACTTAGTCTGTCCTCTGCCATGGTCGACCGGCCGCATGTACGTTTTGAGTCGAGGTAAAGAGATAACGCTTCTTTCGCACTCACATGCTGTCACAGGAAGTGTACACAGCAGCTGAAAAGGTGGCAGTAAATATTTGGAAACTGGCATTTTCTTGCAagaagaattaattaagggctGCTTGTGAAATGTCTGGTAGTTTTTCATAAGAGAATGTTTTCCATTTGCAGTCTCAAATTAAgcgtttatgttgctgtccaTGTCATTTGGGTTGGTCATCCTTACAAAACTATCTCTTACAATTAACTTTGGTAGCCAAAAATTACTGGACACGCCTACGTAGGAGGAGGGTTTCCGGGCAACTCGGAAACATGCCTACGCCCTGTATCTTGAGCACAGACACGTATTTCGAACCCTAGAACAAGTGCCAATTCTTCTGTGTCCTTACACGCCTGAGAAATTACTAAacgcttaattaaattttaccAAGATACCAACAATGTTAACACAGTGAACACGTTTGATCCCTATACAATACCAGAATCCTAACAAAAATACAGGATTCGATCAAGGgtctagcctcgaacttccaaacCAGAGAGCGCGAGAAGCGCACCAACTAGTAGTCTGGACGagaacggtactaaaatgatttcggaaatagccttctaagccaagcagcgtcttagaaccggaatgttggttgtaaattctaattggtttagcagtaattggatATGCTAAGTGCATTAGACGCGCGATTGAAATTCCTCGTTGACGgataagtgcacgccagagccgaACGAAGAGTCTAGTACACGCACGcgtcttagttttagtttcaactccagttcttcgatcttttcaagcttgcggtgatcacttttgacaactggtcgaacggtagtctcgccagtcgagcggttagactagctagcgttCTGCCGAACAATCAAAGAGtagtcgtttcatgccgtccaccaagatatcgccgcaaacacggcagacgtctcttcttcgcTCGTGAGATCTCATTGCCTTACAAATTGCGTAATGTAAAAGCAtggtatctttccatctcattattgacCTAGGTAAAACGAGGCTGTTatactaccatttagcatcgctttttgTTAtctacttccgaaatcattttagtatcgttttggtccagactagagttcgcgcttcgcgcgctctctggtttGGAAGTTGCTACAAACTATGCAAACACAGCCATCCTATACTGCGTATGGCATGCTAATTTTCT contains:
- the LOC134190669 gene encoding DBH-like monooxygenase protein 1 homolog; the encoded protein is MMWQVLTLSVLAAITVVQCDHHFCPSGYSRGQYLDASTQKYLLCWKVDWSDRSITFSAKVATTGWIGLGFSPTGFMPNSDVVIGWVKDGQGYLKDRFATARAQPPIDEIQNVKLLSFSEADGMTTLEFKRNLDACEPKDRSIEEGTTRVIFSYNPNDPASETSLAKHTVAMRVSINLLSGTGNVEPAPLEANHKTVDVLNPNVSVPDTSTTYWCTPIKLPRLQSEAHIIKFEPVVQAGHEELVHHILIYTCHDSVASYLNVSWDCDNPPASIPRDVRGCRGSAQIAAWAVGGVGVTFPSQVGLPMSGQTGAQYVMMETHYNNEGKRADYVDSSGIRIFYTPTKRQYDGAVLQFGHRVNPGYPLFLPPGRDNIITETLCPAACTQAGFPSDGVSVFGTMLHSHTVGKGIWIEHSRNGVQLPDIDSNYNYDFNFQDVVLLRNEVKILPGDDVQVFCNYDTTGRSKVTLGGEGTLDEMCLGFLLVYPRPSLAYCESQIPDQTFTNYIAQAATKGYYVEPANISPDQGIAYYQRLSAIISMNFSSEDAYKLWDQDYWSSNERDVRCRGQSHNSLLPSKTYNLPTITRPLTDAPTIGTSKPCEDIIKASKSPTSTVKAPISPTSSARDLICNSFWVVFSSLVAIMVR